The Kitasatospora albolonga nucleotide sequence CCTGGCGGGTGCCGGAGCCGTGTTCGCGCAGGATCAGCGGGGTGGCAGCAAGTTCACCGGGCAGCAGCGGGGTGCGGCGGCGGGCCCACGGGTGGCCGGGGGCGACCACGACGACGAGGCGGTCGTGGGCGATGACGGTGCCGTCCAGGCCCTCCGGTATCGACAGGCCCTCGACGAACCCCAGGTCGGCCTCGCCGGTGACCAGCCGCCGGGCGACGTCCGCCGAGTTGCCGACGAGGAGCGAGACGGCCGTGTCCGGGCGCTCGGCGCGCAGGGCGATCAGCCAGCCCGGCAGCAGGTACTCGGCGATCGTCATGCTGGCCGCGACCCGCAGCCGGGAGTCCCGGCGGTCGCGGAGCGCCTGCGCCCCCGCGTCGAACGATTCGGCGGCTTCCACGATCCGGCGCGCCCAGTCGGTGACGAGCGCGCCCGCGTCGGTGAGCCGGGAGCCGCGCGGGGAGCGGTCGAGCAGGGCGACGCCGAGCTGCCGTTCCATGGAGCGGATGCGGCTGGAGGCGGCGGGCTGGGTGATGCCGACGTCCCTGGCGGCCCGGCCGAGGCTGCCGTGGCGGGCGACGGCGAGCAGCAGCTCCAGCGCTCCGAGGTCGGGGACCCGGTGGGAGAGGGGGGCGCGGGGGGCGTGGTCGTCGCTGGGCATAAAGCCAGCTTATGACCTCATAGGAACGGAGTCCCTGGTGGGCGGCGGCGGGCGCGCGAAGAATCGTGGCATGGCCATCTTTCCGCAGACCCGAGCCGTCCTGCCGCCCTCCGGCGCCGTCCTCCTCCCCCACCGGACGGACCGTGCACGGCGGCTGCCCGCCCTGCGGCACATCGGCCCGAACTGGTACGCGGCCGTCATGGGCACCGCGATCGTCGCGAGCGCCGGGGCGGCGCTCCCGGTGGACGTGCCCGGGCTGCGCGGCGCGTGCACGGTGGTGTGGGCGCTGTCGGCCGTCCTGCTCGCCGCCGTCCTCGCCGCCCGGGCCGGTCACTGGCTCCACCACCGCGACCAGGCCCGCGCCCACCTCCTGGACCCGGCCGTCGCCCCGTTCTACGGGTGCCTGGCCATGGCGCTGCTCGCGGTGGGCGGGGCCACGCTGACGGTGGGCGCGGATGTCGTCGGCGTACGGGCGGCGCTGGCGGTGGACGTGGTGCTGTTCACCGCGGGGACGGCGGTCGGTCTGGTGGCCGCCGTCGTGGTGCCGTATCTGATGGTCGTACG carries:
- a CDS encoding LysR family transcriptional regulator: MPSDDHAPRAPLSHRVPDLGALELLLAVARHGSLGRAARDVGITQPAASSRIRSMERQLGVALLDRSPRGSRLTDAGALVTDWARRIVEAAESFDAGAQALRDRRDSRLRVAASMTIAEYLLPGWLIALRAERPDTAVSLLVGNSADVARRLVTGEADLGFVEGLSIPEGLDGTVIAHDRLVVVVAPGHPWARRRTPLLPGELAATPLILREHGSGTRQVLDAALAVHGGLAQPLLELSSTTAVKGAAESGAGPCVLSELALGEELSARRLVKIPVAGVRLRRQLRAVWPAGHRPTGPARDLLSRTGRDGVPGAP